The following proteins are encoded in a genomic region of Montipora foliosa isolate CH-2021 chromosome 8, ASM3666993v2, whole genome shotgun sequence:
- the LOC138012698 gene encoding reticulophagy regulator 3-like isoform X1, which yields MASDTSVENSSESESLDNRVYIELVRKYLSPLEARWKYVQTVLLWEKPTHSLCYFMTMTTLFCAMASGRFRLLLLLVIMMTSTLLLDDVRVKVWQLLRQGGFGAIDQDADSRDTSVSFSQFCERLAGVWRCFSAWNKKLNKLKTDNSYKFYGILFGLVLAVVSAYQYFPLMKMSYLTACALFFWPVVKHHGMHNRVKKALEPFYMPFVVQWQHSRTKRNRDSVVKVADRESSLDSDEEFTKDFHPIAGDDTAVDHNDTFVDHNDTFVDEVLSMPESLTTDLPVEVRFLEGIISSAVNQDLSLVTRKAEESGGNDVTQFEVTGHRTLESRTPSFDGSAVFLDDLQFSSVSQATDTFDFQEGEFMEGLEFPDIEKDSDSESETIHSDRKSQLDKKPKEVITREEKAKLSKDEVNNDATRIPENVMTLSRNTDVSDYEMLEQSDAEGMTLSEGSDVDSATRGLQSVTNYVGKWLGY from the exons ATGGCTTCCGATACTTCTGTTGAAAATTCTAGCGAATCCGAATCGTTAGACAATCGGGTTTACATTGAACTAGTCAGAAAATATCTCAGTCCCCTGGAGGCTAGATGGAAGTACGTTCAGACTGTTCTCCTGTGGGAAAAACCGACCCATTCATTGTGCTATTTCATGACGATGACAACCTTATTCTG CGCAATGGCAAGTGGTAGATTCCGCTTATTATTGCTGCTTGTCATAATGATGACGTCAACGTTGCTTTTGGATGATGTTAGAGTGAAGGTGTGGCAATTGCTACGGCAAG GTGGGTTCGGTGCTATTGACCAAGATGCAGATAG TCGAGATACCTCAGTCTCATTTtcacaattttgtgaaaggCTGGCAGGAGTCTGGAGGTGTTTTTCAGCTTGGAACAAAAAACTGAACAAACTGAAAACTGACAACTCATACAAG TTCTATGGCATTTTATTTGGGTTAGTATTGGCAGTCGTCTCTGCCTACCAGTATTTTCCTTTGATGAAGATGTCATATCTCACTG CATGTGCCTTGTTCTTCTGGCCTGTTGTGAAGCATCATGGAATGCACAACAGAGTAAAAAAAGCTCTGGAACCATTTTACATGCCATTTGTGGTACAATGGCAACATAGCAGGACCAAGAGAAACAGGGATTCTGTGGTAAAAG TGGCGGATAGAGAAAGCTCATTGGACAGTGATGAAGAGTTTACCAAGGATTTCCATCCAATTGCTGGTGATGATACTGCCGTTGATCATAATGACACCTTTGTTGATCATAATGACACCTTTGTTGATGAGGTATTAAGCATGCCGGAGTCACTGACTACTGATCTACCTGTCGAGGTCAGGTTTCTTGAAGGAATCATTTCATCTGCAGTGAACCAGGATTTAAGCTTAGTAACCAGGAAAGCAGAAGAGAGTGGTGGCAATGATGTCACACAATTTG AAGTAACTGGTCATAGGACACTGGAATCAAGAACTCCAAGTTTTGATGGTTCTGCTGTGTTCTTAGATGATCTTCAATTTTCGTCTGTAAGCCAGGCTACTGATACCTTCGACTTTCAAGAAGGTGAATTCATGGAAGGATTAGAATTTCCAGACATTGAGAAAGATTCTGATTCTGAATCTGAAACCATTCATTCAGACAGGAAGTCTCAACTGGACAAGAAACCAAAGGAAGTCATCACAAGAGAGGAGAAAGCTAAGTTATCAAAGGATGAAGTGAACAATGATGCAACAAGGATACCAGAAAATGTCATGACTTTATCAAGGAACACTGATGTGTCTGATTATGAGATGCTTGAGCAGTCAGATGCAGAAGGCATGACACTCAGTGAGGGATCAGATGTTGATTCTGCTACCAGGGGATTGCAATCAGTAACAAACTATGTAGGAAAGTGGCTGGGGTATTGA
- the LOC138012698 gene encoding reticulophagy regulator 3-like isoform X2, which produces MASDTSVENSSESESLDNRVYIELVRKYLSPLEARWKYVQTVLLWEKPTHSLCYFMTMTTLFCAMASGRFRLLLLLVIMMTSTLLLDDVRVKVWQLLRQGGFGAIDQDADSRDTSVSFSQFCERLAGVWRCFSAWNKKLNKLKTDNSYKFYGILFGLVLAVVSAYQYFPLMKMSYLTACALFFWPVVKHHGMHNRVKKALEPFYMPFVVQWQHSRTKRNRDSVVKVADRESSLDSDEEFTKDFHPIAGDDTAVDHNDTFVDHNDTFVDEVLSMPESLTTDLPVEVRFLEGIISSAVNQDLSLVTRKAEESGGNDVTQFVTGHRTLESRTPSFDGSAVFLDDLQFSSVSQATDTFDFQEGEFMEGLEFPDIEKDSDSESETIHSDRKSQLDKKPKEVITREEKAKLSKDEVNNDATRIPENVMTLSRNTDVSDYEMLEQSDAEGMTLSEGSDVDSATRGLQSVTNYVGKWLGY; this is translated from the exons ATGGCTTCCGATACTTCTGTTGAAAATTCTAGCGAATCCGAATCGTTAGACAATCGGGTTTACATTGAACTAGTCAGAAAATATCTCAGTCCCCTGGAGGCTAGATGGAAGTACGTTCAGACTGTTCTCCTGTGGGAAAAACCGACCCATTCATTGTGCTATTTCATGACGATGACAACCTTATTCTG CGCAATGGCAAGTGGTAGATTCCGCTTATTATTGCTGCTTGTCATAATGATGACGTCAACGTTGCTTTTGGATGATGTTAGAGTGAAGGTGTGGCAATTGCTACGGCAAG GTGGGTTCGGTGCTATTGACCAAGATGCAGATAG TCGAGATACCTCAGTCTCATTTtcacaattttgtgaaaggCTGGCAGGAGTCTGGAGGTGTTTTTCAGCTTGGAACAAAAAACTGAACAAACTGAAAACTGACAACTCATACAAG TTCTATGGCATTTTATTTGGGTTAGTATTGGCAGTCGTCTCTGCCTACCAGTATTTTCCTTTGATGAAGATGTCATATCTCACTG CATGTGCCTTGTTCTTCTGGCCTGTTGTGAAGCATCATGGAATGCACAACAGAGTAAAAAAAGCTCTGGAACCATTTTACATGCCATTTGTGGTACAATGGCAACATAGCAGGACCAAGAGAAACAGGGATTCTGTGGTAAAAG TGGCGGATAGAGAAAGCTCATTGGACAGTGATGAAGAGTTTACCAAGGATTTCCATCCAATTGCTGGTGATGATACTGCCGTTGATCATAATGACACCTTTGTTGATCATAATGACACCTTTGTTGATGAGGTATTAAGCATGCCGGAGTCACTGACTACTGATCTACCTGTCGAGGTCAGGTTTCTTGAAGGAATCATTTCATCTGCAGTGAACCAGGATTTAAGCTTAGTAACCAGGAAAGCAGAAGAGAGTGGTGGCAATGATGTCACACAATTTG TAACTGGTCATAGGACACTGGAATCAAGAACTCCAAGTTTTGATGGTTCTGCTGTGTTCTTAGATGATCTTCAATTTTCGTCTGTAAGCCAGGCTACTGATACCTTCGACTTTCAAGAAGGTGAATTCATGGAAGGATTAGAATTTCCAGACATTGAGAAAGATTCTGATTCTGAATCTGAAACCATTCATTCAGACAGGAAGTCTCAACTGGACAAGAAACCAAAGGAAGTCATCACAAGAGAGGAGAAAGCTAAGTTATCAAAGGATGAAGTGAACAATGATGCAACAAGGATACCAGAAAATGTCATGACTTTATCAAGGAACACTGATGTGTCTGATTATGAGATGCTTGAGCAGTCAGATGCAGAAGGCATGACACTCAGTGAGGGATCAGATGTTGATTCTGCTACCAGGGGATTGCAATCAGTAACAAACTATGTAGGAAAGTGGCTGGGGTATTGA